From Brevibacillus marinus, a single genomic window includes:
- a CDS encoding PadR family transcriptional regulator, whose protein sequence is MSLKACILGLLSLRSMTGYELKNTFDRSVAYNWSSSGTQIYTALKSLEQKGLVKSDLVVQESKPNKRVYQITPQGKAYLEEWLKTPMEFQFAKDEFLVRVFFTNHIDDSQALQILEQHLALMERQVQELQNIRARVTSRPSNNPRARFYQLMALDLRVASLTSMIAEARRQMEQLKSFVESK, encoded by the coding sequence ATGAGCCTCAAAGCTTGCATCCTCGGGCTTCTCTCGCTGCGCTCCATGACGGGATACGAATTGAAAAATACATTTGACCGCTCTGTTGCTTACAACTGGAGCTCCAGCGGCACGCAAATCTATACGGCCCTGAAATCTTTGGAACAAAAAGGCTTAGTGAAGTCGGATTTGGTCGTCCAGGAGAGCAAACCGAACAAACGCGTGTACCAGATTACCCCGCAAGGGAAGGCGTATCTGGAAGAGTGGCTGAAGACGCCGATGGAGTTTCAATTTGCAAAAGACGAATTCCTGGTGCGCGTGTTCTTTACCAATCATATTGACGACAGTCAAGCTCTGCAGATTCTGGAACAGCACCTCGCGTTAATGGAGCGGCAGGTACAGGAACTGCAAAATATTCGGGCACGGGTGACGAGCCGGCCAAGCAATAACCCGCGCGCTCGGTTCTACCAATTGATGGCCTTGGACCTCAGGGTTGCCAGCCTCACCAGCATGATTGCGGAGGCGCGGCGGCAGATGGAACAGCTCAAAAGCTTTGTGGAATCGAAATAA
- a CDS encoding gamma carbonic anhydrase family protein produces MSNIIEFNGKRPQIAEGVFIAPNAAIIGDVVIEEGSSIWFGAVLRGDMGPIRIGKYTSVQDNCVIHVTGSGTYIGDYNTIGHGAILHNCKIGHRNIIGMNAVILDDAVIEDHCVIAAGSVVTERSTFPPNHLIVGAPAQVKKELAGRSLWWVQESSNNYQKLVAQYAPRFLHK; encoded by the coding sequence TTGAGCAACATCATCGAGTTCAACGGGAAACGTCCGCAGATTGCGGAGGGGGTGTTTATCGCTCCCAACGCCGCCATTATTGGCGATGTCGTCATCGAGGAGGGAAGCAGCATCTGGTTCGGCGCCGTTTTGCGCGGCGATATGGGGCCGATCCGGATAGGCAAATATACCAGCGTTCAGGATAACTGCGTCATCCATGTGACGGGCAGCGGAACCTACATTGGCGACTACAACACCATCGGCCACGGCGCGATTCTGCACAACTGCAAAATCGGCCATCGCAATATAATCGGGATGAACGCGGTTATCCTGGACGACGCCGTGATTGAGGATCACTGTGTGATTGCCGCCGGCAGCGTCGTAACGGAGCGCAGCACGTTCCCGCCCAACCACTTGATCGTCGGGGCGCCCGCGCAAGTCAAGAAGGAACTGGCCGGACGATCGTTGTGGTGGGTGCAGGAAAGTTCCAATAATTACCAAAAATTGGTGGCACAGTATGCGCCCCGCTTTCTCCACAAGTGA
- a CDS encoding acyl-CoA thioesterase gives MLKTVIQPRVSETDGVGHINNTTVPVWFEAGRNEIFKMFMPDLSFANWRLIVVHTSIDFVSQVYFGKEAEVLTWVEKIGNSSFTLYEELHQEQRLCAKGTVVYVNYNQQTQRSEPIPPHIRNQLAAHLRESVRVNDRD, from the coding sequence ATGTTGAAAACGGTTATTCAGCCGCGCGTATCGGAGACGGATGGCGTGGGTCACATCAACAATACGACTGTTCCCGTCTGGTTCGAAGCAGGGCGCAACGAAATCTTCAAAATGTTTATGCCGGACCTTTCTTTTGCAAATTGGCGGCTGATTGTCGTTCACACCAGTATCGACTTTGTCAGTCAAGTTTACTTTGGCAAAGAGGCAGAAGTGCTGACATGGGTGGAGAAAATCGGAAACAGCAGCTTCACGCTCTATGAAGAACTGCATCAGGAGCAGCGGTTATGCGCGAAGGGGACGGTTGTGTACGTGAATTATAACCAGCAAACGCAGCGATCGGAGCCGATTCCCCCGCACATCCGCAATCAGCTGGCCGCCCATCTGCGGGAATCCGTTCGCGTAAACGACAGGGATTAG
- a CDS encoding aldehyde dehydrogenase family protein has product MRKHLFVNGEWQEAQEYRTLYSPYSGEAIAEIAYAGEAEVELALQAAEQARPMMAKLPAHERAAILEKLVRLLERHFDECARLIATEAAKPLTTAKGEVARTIQTYRFSAEEAKRIHGETIPMDAAPGGEGRIAYTIRQPLGVIAAITPFNFPMNLVAHKVGPAIASGNTIVLKPAAQTPLSSLFLAELLQEAGLPAGALNVVTGSGSVIGDVLTRDERVKMITFTGSPEVGIGIRNKAGLKRVTLELGSNAALIVDKGVALDAVIPRAVTGAFSFAGQVCISIQRIYVHEELYEAFVEAFVAQTRSLRLGDPLDPQTDVSALISPKDVERSLAWIAEAKQLGATVATGGEREGNILQPTVLLGVDPRAKVSCREVFAPIVLINKVSTIEEAIAHVNDSRYGLQAGIFTNRIDTAMKAAEELHVGGVMINEIPTFRVDHMPYGGVKESGMGREGVKYAIEEMTELKLVCIKK; this is encoded by the coding sequence ATGCGTAAACACCTGTTTGTGAATGGGGAATGGCAGGAAGCGCAGGAATATCGTACCTTGTACAGTCCGTACAGCGGGGAAGCGATTGCCGAAATCGCCTACGCCGGCGAAGCAGAGGTGGAGTTGGCGCTGCAAGCCGCGGAACAGGCCAGACCGATGATGGCGAAGCTGCCCGCCCACGAGCGCGCGGCGATTTTAGAAAAGCTGGTGCGTTTGCTGGAACGGCATTTCGATGAATGTGCGCGGCTGATTGCGACCGAAGCCGCGAAACCGTTGACGACAGCCAAAGGGGAAGTAGCGAGAACCATTCAGACATATCGATTCTCTGCCGAAGAAGCGAAGCGCATTCACGGCGAGACCATCCCCATGGATGCCGCTCCCGGGGGAGAAGGCCGGATCGCGTATACCATCCGCCAACCCTTAGGCGTGATTGCGGCCATCACTCCCTTTAACTTTCCGATGAATCTGGTGGCGCATAAGGTAGGGCCCGCGATTGCCTCCGGAAATACGATTGTGTTGAAACCGGCGGCGCAAACCCCGCTTTCTTCCCTGTTCCTGGCCGAGCTGCTGCAGGAAGCGGGCTTGCCGGCGGGCGCGTTGAATGTCGTTACGGGAAGCGGCAGCGTCATCGGGGACGTGTTGACCCGGGATGAACGGGTGAAAATGATCACGTTTACCGGCAGTCCGGAAGTGGGCATCGGCATTCGCAACAAAGCGGGCTTGAAGCGCGTAACGCTGGAACTGGGGTCCAACGCTGCGCTGATTGTCGACAAAGGGGTCGCTCTCGATGCGGTGATTCCGCGAGCGGTTACGGGGGCCTTCTCCTTTGCCGGGCAGGTGTGCATATCAATTCAGCGGATCTATGTTCACGAGGAGCTGTACGAGGCATTTGTGGAGGCGTTTGTCGCGCAAACGCGAAGCTTGCGGCTGGGCGATCCGCTTGATCCGCAAACGGACGTATCGGCGCTGATCAGCCCCAAAGACGTGGAACGCTCCCTGGCGTGGATCGCGGAAGCGAAACAGCTTGGTGCCACCGTCGCGACCGGAGGCGAACGAGAGGGCAATATCCTGCAGCCGACCGTGCTGCTTGGAGTTGATCCGCGCGCCAAAGTCTCCTGCCGGGAAGTGTTCGCCCCGATTGTGTTGATCAACAAAGTGTCTACCATCGAGGAAGCGATCGCCCATGTGAACGATTCGAGATACGGCCTGCAAGCCGGCATTTTCACCAACCGGATCGATACGGCGATGAAGGCGGCGGAAGAGCTGCACGTGGGCGGCGTGATGATCAACGAGATTCCTACCTTCCGCGTTGACCATATGCCCTACGGCGGCGTGAAGGAAAGCGGTATGGGGCGGGAAGGTGTGAAATACGCGATTGAAGAAATGACCGAGCTGAAGTTGGTCTGTATCAAAAAGTAA
- a CDS encoding xanthine dehydrogenase family protein molybdopterin-binding subunit: MKIDLPIRPNETSEAAGEIRGHAQKSLFGAAVPRKEDARLLTGKGRYVSDLQLPGMLHAAFVRSPYAHARVTGFQSEKALAVPGVQAVLTGDDPLVSSRAIRALSELATYRPTDQPILAWPKVRYCGEPVAVVAAVDRYVAEDAAELLKVEYEPLPAVVDAAEAVKGQPALVHDQVPDNVLVYRKFDSGDIDAVIAKADLVVRRTFRTNRHQGAPLEGRACVAVWDQAERQLTLYTSTQVPHLVRYGVAEVLGLPENQIRVLTLDVGGGFGVKAALYPEEIAISLLAMKTGRPVKWVEDRREGLATSTHAREQLHEIEAAFDAEGHLLGVRDRIYCDVGAYSVYPWTAGIEPLMAGGLLTGPYKLQSYYCETYGVCTNKAPAGPYRGVARPATTFVMERVMDIAARSLGIDPAEIRRRNLVMPEDLPYKSPTKLVHDSEAYPVCLEKVLEAVDYDSFRAQQRQLRLQGRYIGIGLACYNELTGLGKAAAAGPRMPFRTGHEAMTVRVTPSGKVSVLAGVTSQGQGLETTMAQLVASELGVPLEDVQVHMGDTSLSLFGFGAFASRQAVIGGGAALLAAATLRKKVLSIAAHMLEAEPDELEMQEGRIWIRENAERAITLADVAQLAYLQAHRLPPEIEPGLEATRFYDPVYGSFAGGAQAIIVEVLPDTGEVRILRCVCAEDSGKVINPLIVDGQLHGAIAQGIGGALYEHLRYDENGQLLTGSLMDYLLPSAMEIPDIELCHVSFPSKTLGGMRGAGEGGTLGPAACLANAVADALSEMEIEINELPIVPHRLLQLMCSAANTAAGEIA, encoded by the coding sequence ATGAAAATCGACTTGCCGATCCGCCCGAACGAAACGTCCGAAGCAGCCGGCGAGATTCGCGGCCATGCGCAGAAATCCCTGTTCGGCGCTGCGGTGCCCCGCAAGGAGGACGCCCGGCTGCTGACGGGTAAAGGCCGTTACGTCAGCGACCTGCAGCTGCCGGGGATGCTGCACGCCGCGTTCGTGCGCAGTCCGTATGCGCACGCCCGGGTCACCGGCTTTCAGAGCGAAAAGGCGTTGGCGGTTCCGGGCGTCCAGGCGGTGCTGACCGGGGACGACCCGCTCGTTAGCAGCCGAGCGATCCGCGCCCTCTCCGAACTGGCTACGTACCGGCCTACGGATCAGCCGATCCTGGCCTGGCCAAAGGTTCGCTACTGCGGCGAGCCCGTCGCGGTCGTGGCCGCGGTTGACCGGTATGTGGCCGAAGATGCGGCCGAATTGCTGAAAGTGGAGTACGAGCCGCTCCCGGCCGTGGTCGATGCCGCGGAAGCCGTCAAGGGACAGCCGGCGCTGGTGCACGATCAGGTTCCCGACAATGTGCTGGTGTATCGAAAATTTGACAGTGGCGATATCGATGCGGTGATCGCCAAAGCCGACCTCGTGGTCCGGCGCACGTTCCGCACCAACCGCCACCAGGGAGCGCCCTTGGAGGGGAGAGCCTGCGTAGCCGTGTGGGATCAGGCAGAGCGGCAGTTAACCCTGTACACCTCGACGCAGGTACCCCACCTGGTTCGCTACGGAGTGGCGGAAGTGCTGGGCCTGCCGGAGAATCAGATTCGCGTGCTCACCCTTGACGTGGGCGGGGGCTTTGGCGTGAAGGCTGCCCTCTATCCCGAGGAGATTGCGATCAGCCTGTTGGCGATGAAAACGGGTCGTCCGGTGAAATGGGTGGAAGACCGCAGGGAGGGGCTGGCCACGAGCACCCACGCCCGGGAGCAGCTTCACGAAATCGAGGCCGCCTTCGACGCGGAAGGGCATTTGCTGGGGGTGCGGGATCGCATCTACTGTGACGTCGGAGCCTATTCGGTCTATCCTTGGACTGCGGGCATCGAGCCGCTGATGGCGGGAGGGCTGCTGACGGGTCCGTACAAGCTGCAGAGCTACTACTGCGAAACCTACGGGGTTTGCACCAACAAGGCTCCGGCTGGCCCTTACCGGGGCGTTGCGCGGCCGGCCACGACCTTCGTGATGGAGCGGGTGATGGACATCGCCGCACGTTCGCTGGGAATCGATCCGGCGGAGATCCGCCGCCGCAACCTGGTGATGCCGGAAGACCTTCCGTACAAATCGCCGACCAAGCTGGTTCACGACAGCGAGGCGTATCCGGTTTGCCTGGAGAAGGTGCTGGAAGCCGTGGACTACGATTCTTTCCGCGCACAGCAGCGGCAGCTCAGGCTGCAAGGACGCTATATTGGCATCGGCCTCGCTTGTTACAACGAACTGACCGGTCTGGGCAAGGCGGCCGCCGCCGGTCCGCGGATGCCGTTCCGCACGGGGCATGAGGCGATGACCGTTCGCGTCACTCCATCCGGCAAAGTATCGGTCCTGGCGGGGGTTACCTCGCAGGGGCAAGGGTTGGAGACCACGATGGCGCAGCTGGTGGCGTCCGAACTGGGCGTACCCTTGGAGGACGTCCAGGTGCACATGGGGGACACTTCCTTGAGCCTGTTCGGATTCGGGGCGTTTGCCAGCCGGCAGGCGGTCATCGGCGGCGGAGCGGCTCTGCTGGCAGCGGCGACGCTGCGCAAGAAGGTACTCTCCATCGCTGCTCACATGCTGGAAGCAGAGCCGGATGAGCTGGAGATGCAGGAGGGACGCATTTGGATCCGGGAGAACGCGGAGCGAGCCATCACCTTGGCCGATGTGGCCCAGCTCGCCTACCTGCAGGCGCACCGACTGCCGCCGGAGATAGAGCCGGGGCTGGAGGCCACCCGCTTTTACGACCCGGTGTACGGTTCATTTGCCGGCGGGGCACAGGCGATCATCGTGGAGGTGCTGCCAGATACCGGTGAAGTGCGCATTCTCCGCTGCGTGTGTGCCGAAGACAGCGGCAAGGTGATCAACCCGCTGATCGTGGATGGGCAGCTTCACGGTGCGATTGCGCAGGGGATCGGCGGCGCTCTCTATGAGCATCTCCGCTATGACGAGAACGGCCAGCTGCTCACGGGCAGCTTGATGGATTACCTGCTGCCGAGCGCCATGGAGATTCCCGATATCGAACTGTGCCATGTCTCCTTCCCGTCCAAGACGCTCGGCGGCATGCGCGGCGCCGGCGAGGGAGGGACGCTGGGGCCGGCGGCCTGCTTGGCCAACGCAGTTGCGGACGCCCTCAGTGAGATGGAGATCGAAATCAACGAGCTGCCGATCGTGCCGCACCGCCTGCTGCAGTTGATGTGTTCGGCAGCAAACACCGCAGCCGGAGAGATCGCCTGA
- a CDS encoding CoxG family protein has product MQLKGENRCHTSADTLYHALLDPQKLALALPGCKRLDVPEPNVYTGQVELGVGPVKGVYDVTVKVVEQQPPTYLKLAAEGNGLTGQVAFTMELTLAENEGVTQANWMVDAKVSGLVASVGSRVLGKVARFIADQFFSKILSAQPQAGSSDAVQAVSNDR; this is encoded by the coding sequence ATGCAACTGAAAGGTGAAAATCGCTGCCATACAAGCGCGGACACACTGTACCACGCCCTGCTGGATCCGCAAAAACTGGCCCTGGCCCTTCCCGGCTGCAAGCGCCTGGACGTGCCGGAACCAAACGTTTACACCGGCCAGGTTGAACTGGGGGTGGGGCCCGTCAAAGGGGTTTACGACGTCACCGTAAAAGTGGTGGAGCAGCAACCCCCCACCTACCTGAAACTGGCGGCGGAAGGAAATGGACTCACCGGCCAGGTCGCCTTCACCATGGAACTGACGCTGGCGGAGAACGAGGGCGTTACCCAGGCTAACTGGATGGTGGACGCCAAGGTCTCCGGGCTGGTGGCCAGCGTGGGCAGCCGGGTGCTGGGCAAGGTCGCGCGCTTTATCGCCGACCAGTTTTTCAGCAAGATCTTGTCCGCGCAGCCGCAAGCAGGGAGCAGCGATGCTGTCCAAGCGGTGTCCAACGACAGATAA
- a CDS encoding FAD binding domain-containing protein, whose protein sequence is MKPADFGYYRPTTVQEAVSLLAKLGPDAKVLAGGQSLLPLMNFRLARPSYLVDINKIPELGLISREQDKVRIGALVRHATLLSDPTIRECLPILAETARYIGHLHIRNRGTFGGSVVHADAAAELPVASVALGANFRLVGPAGERIIPAEDFFLTYLTTVIEPGELLVEIEIPVLSPKTGFGVREISRRHGDFAIVLVIALLELAADDTCQDVRFVVGGVSDTPLRVAEVEEYLIGRPVTEETLAQAAALAADVCEPEADLHASADYRREMVKVLGSKALQDALSRVKGATFHV, encoded by the coding sequence GTGAAACCAGCCGATTTCGGATACTACCGACCCACGACCGTACAGGAAGCAGTCTCGCTGCTGGCAAAACTGGGACCCGATGCGAAAGTGCTGGCGGGTGGGCAAAGCTTGCTGCCCTTGATGAACTTCCGACTGGCACGGCCTTCTTACCTGGTTGACATCAACAAGATTCCGGAACTGGGTCTGATCTCCCGCGAACAGGACAAGGTCCGGATCGGGGCACTGGTTCGCCATGCCACGCTGCTCAGCGATCCGACCATCCGCGAATGCTTGCCGATCCTCGCTGAAACGGCCCGCTACATCGGCCATCTGCACATTCGCAACCGCGGCACCTTCGGCGGGAGCGTGGTTCACGCGGATGCGGCGGCGGAGCTGCCTGTCGCCTCCGTGGCCCTGGGAGCCAACTTCCGCCTAGTCGGCCCGGCAGGTGAGCGAATCATCCCGGCAGAGGATTTTTTCCTCACCTACTTGACGACGGTGATTGAGCCGGGAGAACTGCTCGTCGAGATCGAGATTCCCGTCTTATCCCCGAAAACGGGATTCGGGGTGCGGGAGATCAGCCGGCGGCACGGAGATTTCGCAATCGTGCTGGTGATTGCGCTGCTGGAATTGGCCGCCGACGACACCTGCCAAGATGTCCGTTTCGTCGTCGGTGGGGTGAGCGATACGCCGCTGCGGGTGGCAGAGGTGGAGGAGTACCTGATCGGGCGGCCGGTTACGGAGGAAACGCTGGCCCAGGCCGCGGCGCTCGCGGCAGACGTTTGCGAACCGGAAGCGGATCTGCATGCCAGCGCCGACTACCGGCGGGAAATGGTAAAGGTCCTGGGGAGCAAGGCATTGCAAGACGCGCTTTCGCGGGTGAAAGGGGCGACGTTCCATGTCTAA
- a CDS encoding (2Fe-2S)-binding protein yields MSNRVHVQMTVNGKTYSQEVPARRLLADFLREDLLLTGTHIGCEQGVCGACTVLMDGRPVRACLVLAAQADGSEITTIEGLAGEEELHPLQESFRQHHGLQCGFCTPGMVLTALDILRRNPSPTEELVREEISGNICRCTGYVNIIKAIMAAAKGGVYDATER; encoded by the coding sequence ATGTCTAATCGCGTACACGTGCAAATGACCGTCAACGGAAAAACCTATTCGCAAGAGGTGCCTGCCCGGCGCCTGCTGGCAGACTTTCTGCGGGAAGACCTGCTGTTGACCGGCACCCACATCGGCTGTGAACAAGGGGTCTGCGGGGCCTGCACCGTGCTGATGGATGGGCGGCCGGTTCGCGCCTGCCTGGTTCTCGCCGCGCAAGCTGACGGGAGCGAAATCACGACGATCGAAGGGCTGGCCGGCGAGGAGGAGCTGCATCCGCTGCAGGAGTCGTTCCGTCAGCATCACGGTCTGCAGTGTGGGTTTTGCACCCCCGGCATGGTGCTGACCGCATTGGACATCCTGCGCCGGAACCCCTCGCCCACCGAGGAGCTGGTGCGGGAGGAGATCAGCGGCAACATCTGCCGCTGCACCGGATACGTCAACATCATCAAAGCCATCATGGCCGCTGCAAAAGGAGGAGTTTACGATGCAACTGAAAGGTGA
- a CDS encoding iron-containing alcohol dehydrogenase translates to MKPAGEFKIANKLITGAGAIEKLRSEVERLGMKNPLIVTDTILQQVGVVATVEEKLQGMSYGIYNGVEPEPEVRLVEACAQAASRGNHDGLIAVGGGSAIDIAKVAAVLAKKPVEISSLFGTNLVAEKGLPVIAIPTTAGTGSEVTNIAILSDKAEQLKKGIVSDYLLPDVALVSPEMTLTMPPSVTAASGIDALVHAIEAYISIYATPITDALAIQAMKMIAVHLPKAYANPHHLAAREAMVTASLMAGMAFGNAGVGAVHALAYPLGGRYHIAHGVSNALLLPYVMEWNKIACMERFRDIAEALGEDTRGLSDADAADQAVAAMRRLCRMVDIPEGLRAFGIPEDAIPEMAEDASKITRLLKNNPRALKVKEIEAIYRSAY, encoded by the coding sequence GTGAAACCGGCTGGGGAATTTAAAATCGCCAACAAGCTGATCACGGGTGCGGGTGCGATTGAGAAGTTGCGCAGCGAAGTAGAGCGATTGGGGATGAAAAACCCGTTAATCGTCACCGACACGATTTTGCAGCAAGTGGGGGTAGTAGCGACAGTAGAAGAAAAACTGCAAGGGATGTCGTACGGCATTTACAATGGAGTGGAGCCGGAACCGGAAGTCAGGCTGGTGGAAGCGTGTGCACAGGCGGCGTCCCGCGGAAACCATGACGGATTGATTGCCGTCGGCGGCGGCAGCGCGATCGACATTGCCAAAGTGGCCGCCGTGCTGGCCAAGAAACCGGTGGAAATATCCTCTTTATTTGGCACCAATCTGGTAGCGGAAAAGGGCCTGCCGGTGATCGCCATCCCGACCACGGCGGGAACGGGCTCGGAAGTGACCAACATTGCCATTTTATCGGATAAAGCCGAGCAGTTGAAAAAAGGCATCGTCAGCGATTACCTGCTGCCGGATGTAGCGCTCGTCTCGCCCGAGATGACGCTGACGATGCCGCCGAGCGTAACGGCGGCCAGCGGCATTGACGCGTTGGTCCACGCGATTGAAGCGTACATCTCGATCTATGCGACACCGATTACCGATGCGCTGGCGATCCAAGCGATGAAGATGATCGCCGTTCATCTGCCCAAGGCATATGCCAACCCGCATCACTTGGCGGCGAGAGAGGCGATGGTCACCGCCAGCCTGATGGCCGGGATGGCGTTCGGAAATGCCGGCGTCGGTGCGGTTCACGCCTTGGCTTACCCGTTGGGCGGAAGGTATCATATCGCCCACGGTGTCAGCAATGCCTTGCTGCTGCCGTACGTGATGGAATGGAACAAGATCGCCTGCATGGAACGATTCCGGGACATCGCGGAAGCGCTCGGCGAAGATACGCGCGGGCTGTCCGATGCCGACGCGGCCGATCAAGCGGTAGCGGCGATGCGGCGGTTGTGCCGGATGGTGGATATCCCCGAGGGATTGCGCGCGTTTGGCATACCGGAAGACGCGATTCCGGAAATGGCGGAAGACGCCAGCAAAATCACCAGGTTGTTGAAAAACAATCCCCGTGCGCTGAAAGTAAAAGAAATCGAAGCGATTTATCGCAGTGCGTACTAA
- a CDS encoding XdhC family protein — protein sequence MLAIWKELENCWETKTSAAIATIIATSGSTYRAAGAKSLILPDGTIRGTLSGGCVEGDIYEHAKQVISSGIPQTIRYDFRGDGDLPWGLGVGCNGALNIWLEPFAPLQQPEKALQTLEIFRKQLPSVTIIASSQPHRYAAGTKYIPGKDQADFPLPAEPGLCTVQHGDVRLELYCEVMKPIPRLFVFGAGPDAVPLVRGAKLLQWLVTVVDHRPAYANKERFPEADQIIVVPPGTYPSDLAIRETDYAVIMTHHFQQDALFLRRLLSAPLSYLGILGPQHRTERLLPEGAVLADTPLYSPIGLDIGAETPEEIAISILSEIICHVNGSAGTSLKFRKGPIHQRGAQRDVT from the coding sequence ATGCTTGCTATTTGGAAAGAACTGGAGAACTGCTGGGAAACCAAGACCAGCGCGGCAATCGCCACGATCATTGCTACTTCCGGTTCCACGTATCGGGCGGCAGGGGCGAAAAGCCTGATACTACCCGACGGGACGATTCGCGGCACCCTGAGCGGCGGTTGCGTCGAAGGAGATATTTATGAACACGCCAAGCAGGTGATCTCCTCCGGGATTCCGCAAACCATCCGCTACGATTTTCGCGGGGACGGCGATTTGCCTTGGGGACTGGGGGTGGGGTGCAACGGCGCGTTGAACATTTGGCTCGAGCCGTTTGCGCCCCTCCAGCAGCCGGAAAAGGCGCTGCAAACGCTGGAGATCTTCCGGAAGCAGCTGCCTTCCGTGACGATTATCGCTTCTTCCCAGCCGCACCGCTACGCGGCGGGGACAAAGTACATTCCCGGCAAAGATCAAGCAGACTTTCCGCTTCCCGCGGAACCGGGGCTGTGCACCGTACAACACGGAGATGTCCGCCTGGAATTGTACTGTGAAGTCATGAAGCCGATCCCGCGGCTGTTTGTGTTTGGGGCGGGGCCGGATGCCGTTCCGCTGGTTCGCGGGGCGAAGCTGCTGCAGTGGCTGGTGACGGTGGTGGACCATCGGCCGGCGTATGCCAACAAGGAGAGATTCCCGGAAGCCGATCAGATTATCGTCGTACCGCCTGGCACGTATCCCAGTGATTTGGCGATTCGCGAAACGGATTATGCGGTCATCATGACCCACCACTTCCAGCAGGATGCCCTGTTTTTGCGTCGGCTGCTGTCGGCTCCGCTCTCCTATCTGGGCATTCTCGGCCCCCAACACCGAACCGAACGGCTGCTGCCGGAAGGAGCAGTCTTGGCAGACACGCCGCTCTATTCCCCGATTGGCCTGGACATCGGCGCAGAAACGCCGGAAGAAATCGCGATCAGCATTCTGTCGGAAATCATCTGCCATGTAAATGGTTCTGCGGGAACGTCTTTGAAATTTCGCAAAGGTCCGATTCATCAACGCGGGGCACAGCGAGATGTGACCTGA